In Bombyx mori chromosome 11, ASM3026992v2, one genomic interval encodes:
- the LOC101745648 gene encoding uncharacterized protein LOC101745648 isoform X1: MIVRVAILVLCVAVQGRGSPMATTYDTIIVGLGPAGCTAASTLAQAGKKILALEAQNRIGGRVKTVPFGDGVIELGAEWIHGTHPSRVYDLAIKNNVSIISQNLGFEAYRSNGTKADTALINELFEYTLEVQEHPPETPQPLGQFITTKIKEYLGEKHPDVLKDKDYVDEILHFLDLLVDNYEASNSWNDVTTQTHYVDLEGDQHMSWHRNGYSTLFDILLNTYKGGPGYPNLEIQLNKEVVLIEWPTDPEQLVTVSCKDGTKYTANNVIVTVSLGVLKESHKTLFRPTLPGKKIKAINSTSIGVVDKIVLSFERAWWPKGLSFFGFLWDENCLKRVRSEDMWMTQIFGASCPKGSDISMTLWTSGNGAKLVEKLPEDVVKRKIMEILRKFLGKHFTIPEPVAMIRSDWHSNPFTRGSYTYDNVDAPKYPDARIHLGEPLLDSAGKPRVLFAGEATDPTHFSTVHGATDTGYREAMRLLPVTSKI; this comes from the exons CCCAATGGCCACAACGTATGATACCATTATAGTAGGACTTGGGCCGGCCGGCTGTACTGCAGCATCAACCCTCGCTCAGGCTGGCAAAAAAATACTAGCTCTGGAAGCACAGAATAGGATCGGAGGGAGAGTTAAAACAGTACCTTTCGGTGATGGAGTGATTGAACTTGGAGCTGAATG GATCCACGGGACCCATCCGAGTCGTGTTTATGATCTGGCCATCAAGAACAACGTCTCCATCATATCTCAGAACCTGGGCTTCGAAGCGTATCGTTCGAATGGAACGAAGGCGGACACGGCTCTCATCAATGAGCTGTTCGAATACACCCTGGAGGTTCAAGAGCATCCGCCCGAGACTCCTCAGCCTCTGGGACAGTTCATCACAacgaa AATTAAGGAGTACTTAGGTGAGAAACACCCGGACGTGTTGAAAGATAAAGATTACGTCGACGAAATCCTTCATTTCCTCGATCTTCTAGTCGATAATTACGAGGCTTCGAACAGCTGGAACGATGTGACTACTCAGACGCACTACGTGGACTTGGAAGGGGACCAGCACATGAGCTGGCACAGGAACGGATACAGCACCCTGTTCGATATATTGCTG AACACGTATAAGGGCGGTCCCGGTTACCCTAATCTGGAAATACAGCTGAACAAGGAGGTGGTCCTAATCGAATGGCCAACGGACCCAGAGCAGCTGGTCACGGTGAGCTGCAAAGATGGCACCAAATATACCGCGAACAATGTCATAGTAACAGTATCTTTGGGGGTTTTGAAGGAAAG TCACAAAACATTATTTCGACCTACCCTCccaggaaaaaaaataaaagcaataaacaGCACGTCTATAGGAGTTGTAGACAAGATCGTACTGTCGTTCGAACGGGCATGGTGGCCGAAAGGTCTTAGTTTCTTCGGGTTTCTGTGGGACGAGAATTGCCTGAAGAGGGTGAGGAGTGAAGATATGTGGATGACGCAAATTTTTGGCGCCAGTTGCCCCAAAGGATCCGATATATCCATGACGTTGTGGACAAGTGGAAACGGGGCCAAACTG GTGGAGAAGTTACCCGAAGACGTGGTCAAAAGGAAAATAATGGAGATACTCAGGAAATTTCTGGGAAAACACTTCACTATACCGGAACCGGTCGCAATGATAAG GTCGGACTGGCACAGCAATCCGTTCACACGAGGCAGCTACACTTACGATAACGTAGACGCGCCAAAGTACCCTGACGCCAGGATCCACTTGGGCGAACCATTGCTGGACTCTGCCGGTAAACCAAGGGTCCTGTTCGCCGGCGAAGCCACGGATCCGACTCATTTCTCGACTGTACACGGCGCCACGGATACCGGGTACAGGGAGGCCATGAGGTTACTACCCGTAAcgagtaaaatataa
- the LOC101745648 gene encoding uncharacterized protein LOC101745648 isoform X2, whose translation MIVRVAILVLCVAVQGRGSPMATTYDTIIVGLGPAGCTAASTLAQAGKKILALEAQNRIGGRVKTVPFGDGVIELGAEWIHGTHPSRVYDLAIKNNVSIISQNLGFEAYRSNGTKADTALINELFEYTLEVQEHPPETPQPLGQFITTKIKEYLGEKHPDVLKDKDYVDEILHFLDLLVDNYEASNSWNDVTTQTHYVDLEGDQHMSWHRNGYSTLFDILLNTYKGGPGYPNLEIQLNKEVVLIEWPTDPEQLVTVSCKDGTKYTANNVIVTVSLGVLKERHSALFTPTLPQTKVTAINKIAMGLIGKAIFHFDVKWWRADREAFYLFWLKGDGLSKNETDDWTTDIVGYTVPKGCEKCLTFWMKYDTAKMVEKLPEDVVKRKIMEILRKFLGKHFTIPEPVAMIRSDWHSNPFTRGSYTYDNVDAPKYPDARIHLGEPLLDSAGKPRVLFAGEATDPTHFSTVHGATDTGYREAMRLLPVTSKI comes from the exons CCCAATGGCCACAACGTATGATACCATTATAGTAGGACTTGGGCCGGCCGGCTGTACTGCAGCATCAACCCTCGCTCAGGCTGGCAAAAAAATACTAGCTCTGGAAGCACAGAATAGGATCGGAGGGAGAGTTAAAACAGTACCTTTCGGTGATGGAGTGATTGAACTTGGAGCTGAATG GATCCACGGGACCCATCCGAGTCGTGTTTATGATCTGGCCATCAAGAACAACGTCTCCATCATATCTCAGAACCTGGGCTTCGAAGCGTATCGTTCGAATGGAACGAAGGCGGACACGGCTCTCATCAATGAGCTGTTCGAATACACCCTGGAGGTTCAAGAGCATCCGCCCGAGACTCCTCAGCCTCTGGGACAGTTCATCACAacgaa AATTAAGGAGTACTTAGGTGAGAAACACCCGGACGTGTTGAAAGATAAAGATTACGTCGACGAAATCCTTCATTTCCTCGATCTTCTAGTCGATAATTACGAGGCTTCGAACAGCTGGAACGATGTGACTACTCAGACGCACTACGTGGACTTGGAAGGGGACCAGCACATGAGCTGGCACAGGAACGGATACAGCACCCTGTTCGATATATTGCTG AACACGTATAAGGGCGGTCCCGGTTACCCTAATCTGGAAATACAGCTGAACAAGGAGGTGGTCCTAATCGAATGGCCAACGGACCCAGAGCAGCTGGTCACGGTGAGCTGCAAAGATGGCACCAAATATACCGCGAACAATGTCATAGTAACAGTATCTTTGGGGGTTTTGAAGGAAAG ACACAGCGCACTTTTCACGCCAACGCTACCACAAACTAAAGTAACCGCCATCAACAAAATAGCCATGGGCTTGATAGGCAAAGCTATTTTTCATTTCGACGTGAAATGGTGGCGTGCGGACCGCGAAGCTTTCTATCTCTTCTGGCTGAAGGGAGATGGCCTTAGCAAGAACGAGACAGACGATTGGACCACCGATATCGTAGGCTATACCGTACCGAAGGGCTGCGAGAAATGCCTGACGTTTTGGATGAAATACGACACCGCGAAGATG GTGGAGAAGTTACCCGAAGACGTGGTCAAAAGGAAAATAATGGAGATACTCAGGAAATTTCTGGGAAAACACTTCACTATACCGGAACCGGTCGCAATGATAAG GTCGGACTGGCACAGCAATCCGTTCACACGAGGCAGCTACACTTACGATAACGTAGACGCGCCAAAGTACCCTGACGCCAGGATCCACTTGGGCGAACCATTGCTGGACTCTGCCGGTAAACCAAGGGTCCTGTTCGCCGGCGAAGCCACGGATCCGACTCATTTCTCGACTGTACACGGCGCCACGGATACCGGGTACAGGGAGGCCATGAGGTTACTACCCGTAAcgagtaaaatataa
- the LOC101745648 gene encoding uncharacterized protein LOC101745648 isoform X3 produces MIVRVAILVLCVAVQGRGSPMATTYDTIIVGLGPAGCTAASTLAQAGKKILALEAQNRIGGRVKTVPFGDGVIELGAEWIHGTHPSRVYDLAIKNNVSIISQNLGFEAYRSNGTKADTALINELFEYTLEVQEHPPETPQPLGQFITTKIKEYLGEKHPDVLKDKDYVDEILHFLDLLVDNYEASNSWNDVTTQTHYVDLEGDQHMSWHRNGYSTLFDILLNTYKGGPGYPNLEIQLNKEVVLIEWPTDPEQLVTVSCKDGTKYTANNVIVTVSLGVLKERYDKLFTPVLPSRKISAIQQISVGVIAKVAMSFPAKWFPDDIVYLGFLWSKQDLDSLSDEDQWMSKMEGPSQPMSSNDSVTLWIVGDGAKSVEKLPEDVVKRKIMEILRKFLGKHFTIPEPVAMIRSDWHSNPFTRGSYTYDNVDAPKYPDARIHLGEPLLDSAGKPRVLFAGEATDPTHFSTVHGATDTGYREAMRLLPVTSKI; encoded by the exons CCCAATGGCCACAACGTATGATACCATTATAGTAGGACTTGGGCCGGCCGGCTGTACTGCAGCATCAACCCTCGCTCAGGCTGGCAAAAAAATACTAGCTCTGGAAGCACAGAATAGGATCGGAGGGAGAGTTAAAACAGTACCTTTCGGTGATGGAGTGATTGAACTTGGAGCTGAATG GATCCACGGGACCCATCCGAGTCGTGTTTATGATCTGGCCATCAAGAACAACGTCTCCATCATATCTCAGAACCTGGGCTTCGAAGCGTATCGTTCGAATGGAACGAAGGCGGACACGGCTCTCATCAATGAGCTGTTCGAATACACCCTGGAGGTTCAAGAGCATCCGCCCGAGACTCCTCAGCCTCTGGGACAGTTCATCACAacgaa AATTAAGGAGTACTTAGGTGAGAAACACCCGGACGTGTTGAAAGATAAAGATTACGTCGACGAAATCCTTCATTTCCTCGATCTTCTAGTCGATAATTACGAGGCTTCGAACAGCTGGAACGATGTGACTACTCAGACGCACTACGTGGACTTGGAAGGGGACCAGCACATGAGCTGGCACAGGAACGGATACAGCACCCTGTTCGATATATTGCTG AACACGTATAAGGGCGGTCCCGGTTACCCTAATCTGGAAATACAGCTGAACAAGGAGGTGGTCCTAATCGAATGGCCAACGGACCCAGAGCAGCTGGTCACGGTGAGCTGCAAAGATGGCACCAAATATACCGCGAACAATGTCATAGTAACAGTATCTTTGGGGGTTTTGAAGGAAAG ATACGATAAACTGTTCACGCCGGTGTTGCCGTCGAGGAAAATATCCGCGATCCAACAAATATCGGTCGGGGTCATAGCTAAAGTTGCCATGTCGTTTCCGGCGAAGTGGTTCCCGGACGATATCGTTTATCTCGGTTTCCTGTGGAGCAAACAGGACCTGGACTCGTTGAGCGACGAGGATCAGTGGATGAGCAAAATGGAGGGCCCGTCTCAGCCGATGTCTTCGAATGATTCGGTCACGTTGTGGATTGTTGGTGATGGTGCCAAATCG GTGGAGAAGTTACCCGAAGACGTGGTCAAAAGGAAAATAATGGAGATACTCAGGAAATTTCTGGGAAAACACTTCACTATACCGGAACCGGTCGCAATGATAAG GTCGGACTGGCACAGCAATCCGTTCACACGAGGCAGCTACACTTACGATAACGTAGACGCGCCAAAGTACCCTGACGCCAGGATCCACTTGGGCGAACCATTGCTGGACTCTGCCGGTAAACCAAGGGTCCTGTTCGCCGGCGAAGCCACGGATCCGACTCATTTCTCGACTGTACACGGCGCCACGGATACCGGGTACAGGGAGGCCATGAGGTTACTACCCGTAAcgagtaaaatataa
- the LOC101745648 gene encoding uncharacterized protein LOC101745648 isoform X4, with translation MATTYDTIIVGLGPAGCTAASTLAQAGKKILALEAQNRIGGRVKTVPFGDGVIELGAEWIHGTHPSRVYDLAIKNNVSIISQNLGFEAYRSNGTKADTALINELFEYTLEVQEHPPETPQPLGQFITTKIKEYLGEKHPDVLKDKDYVDEILHFLDLLVDNYEASNSWNDVTTQTHYVDLEGDQHMSWHRNGYSTLFDILLNTYKGGPGYPNLEIQLNKEVVLIEWPTDPEQLVTVSCKDGTKYTANNVIVTVSLGVLKESHKTLFRPTLPGKKIKAINSTSIGVVDKIVLSFERAWWPKGLSFFGFLWDENCLKRVRSEDMWMTQIFGASCPKGSDISMTLWTSGNGAKLVEKLPEDVVKRKIMEILRKFLGKHFTIPEPVAMIRSDWHSNPFTRGSYTYDNVDAPKYPDARIHLGEPLLDSAGKPRVLFAGEATDPTHFSTVHGATDTGYREAMRLLPVTSKI, from the exons ATGGCCACAACGTATGATACCATTATAGTAGGACTTGGGCCGGCCGGCTGTACTGCAGCATCAACCCTCGCTCAGGCTGGCAAAAAAATACTAGCTCTGGAAGCACAGAATAGGATCGGAGGGAGAGTTAAAACAGTACCTTTCGGTGATGGAGTGATTGAACTTGGAGCTGAATG GATCCACGGGACCCATCCGAGTCGTGTTTATGATCTGGCCATCAAGAACAACGTCTCCATCATATCTCAGAACCTGGGCTTCGAAGCGTATCGTTCGAATGGAACGAAGGCGGACACGGCTCTCATCAATGAGCTGTTCGAATACACCCTGGAGGTTCAAGAGCATCCGCCCGAGACTCCTCAGCCTCTGGGACAGTTCATCACAacgaa AATTAAGGAGTACTTAGGTGAGAAACACCCGGACGTGTTGAAAGATAAAGATTACGTCGACGAAATCCTTCATTTCCTCGATCTTCTAGTCGATAATTACGAGGCTTCGAACAGCTGGAACGATGTGACTACTCAGACGCACTACGTGGACTTGGAAGGGGACCAGCACATGAGCTGGCACAGGAACGGATACAGCACCCTGTTCGATATATTGCTG AACACGTATAAGGGCGGTCCCGGTTACCCTAATCTGGAAATACAGCTGAACAAGGAGGTGGTCCTAATCGAATGGCCAACGGACCCAGAGCAGCTGGTCACGGTGAGCTGCAAAGATGGCACCAAATATACCGCGAACAATGTCATAGTAACAGTATCTTTGGGGGTTTTGAAGGAAAG TCACAAAACATTATTTCGACCTACCCTCccaggaaaaaaaataaaagcaataaacaGCACGTCTATAGGAGTTGTAGACAAGATCGTACTGTCGTTCGAACGGGCATGGTGGCCGAAAGGTCTTAGTTTCTTCGGGTTTCTGTGGGACGAGAATTGCCTGAAGAGGGTGAGGAGTGAAGATATGTGGATGACGCAAATTTTTGGCGCCAGTTGCCCCAAAGGATCCGATATATCCATGACGTTGTGGACAAGTGGAAACGGGGCCAAACTG GTGGAGAAGTTACCCGAAGACGTGGTCAAAAGGAAAATAATGGAGATACTCAGGAAATTTCTGGGAAAACACTTCACTATACCGGAACCGGTCGCAATGATAAG GTCGGACTGGCACAGCAATCCGTTCACACGAGGCAGCTACACTTACGATAACGTAGACGCGCCAAAGTACCCTGACGCCAGGATCCACTTGGGCGAACCATTGCTGGACTCTGCCGGTAAACCAAGGGTCCTGTTCGCCGGCGAAGCCACGGATCCGACTCATTTCTCGACTGTACACGGCGCCACGGATACCGGGTACAGGGAGGCCATGAGGTTACTACCCGTAAcgagtaaaatataa
- the LOC101744059 gene encoding zinc finger protein 676 codes for MSQDGPIVFVDVATEYKNVYTPEEPVTETVAVQNNTNTSSIQNFKCNECNRTVDSEEKLSQHIRRAHRGENAFQCSMCQYSTYNKSGFEEHVRIHQGIKPFKCSYCPYRSVSKKYAKKHELIHRPDNPLRCQHCPYIARNYRMLNSHQKKLHSNEKQRVIIACTLCGKKFDDMNVYFAHKKRRKQCDECGLEVCHQAMNRHKHEKHGVKRKVRGKDVFTCKICEWSSVNKVKVLLHIIHHPEQDLSDCSFDLSVLKKCQILPP; via the exons ATGTCGCAAGATGGTCCCATTGTTTTCGTGGATGTAGCTACTGAATACAAAAATGTATATACACCCGAAGAACCTGTTACGGAAACAGTAGCCGTCCAGAACAA CACCAATACGAGTAGCATCCAGAATTTCAAGTGTAATGAGTGCAATAGAACCGTAGACAGTGAAGAGAAATTAAGTCAACACATACGGAGGGCACACCGTGGAGAAAATGCTTTTCAATGCTCGATGTGTCAATACTCGACATACAATAAAAGTGGATTCGAAGAACATGTTAGGATACATCAAG GTATAAAACCATTTAAATGCTCCTACTGCCCTTATAGGAGCGTTTCGAAGAAATACGCCAAGAAGCACGAACTGATCCACCGGCCCGATAACCCGTTGAGATGTCAGCACTGTCCTTACATAGCGCGGAACTATCGCATGTTGAATTCCCACCAGAAGAAGTTGCACAGCAACGAGAAACAACGGGTTATCATCGCGTGCACGTTGTGCGGGAAGAAATTCGACGATATGAACGTTTATTTCGCTCACAAGAAACGCAGGAAGCAGTGTGATGAGTGCGGTCTAGAGGTTTGTCATCAGGCGATGAACAGGCACAAACACGAGAAACACGGCGTGAAAAGAAAAGTTCGCGGCAAAGACGTTTTCACATGTAAAATATGCGAATGGTCTTCGGTAAATAAAGTTAAGGTTTTGTTGCACATCATTCATCACCCCGAACAGGATTTGAGCGATTGCAGTTTCGATTTGAGCGTTCTGAAGAAATGTCAAATTTTGCCGCCATAA
- the LOC101744348 gene encoding protein LLP homolog, producing the protein MAKSIRSRWKRKCRAIKRERYAVKELARLKKMLGVKDEEKPAGSEVMESEQVIFLDAGDLKKSKKVLEDIEKDNEDVEMSSDDENVVVDSEGGKKRVFNTKTLKDQNGQYPVWLHKRKIAKINKDGKKKQKKRIKKRKK; encoded by the coding sequence aTGGCGAAATCGATTAGGAGCAGATGGAAGCGAAAATGCAGGGCGATCAAACGAGAACGGTATGCGGTAAAAGAATTAGCGCGATTGAAAAAAATGCTCGGCGTCAAAGATGAAGAGAAACCAGCTGGAAGTGAGGTTATGGAATCTGAGCAAGTTATATTTCTGGACGCGGGCGATTTAAAGAAAAGCAAAAAAGTATTAGAAGACATCGAAAAGGATAATGAAGACGTCGAAATGAGTTCAGATGATGAAAACGTTGTGGTCGATAGTGAAGGCGGCAAGAAAAGAGTTTTTAATACGAAAACTTTGAAAGATCAGAACGGACAGTACCCGGTTTGGTTGCACAAACGTAAGATcgccaaaataaataaagacggTAAAAAGAAGCAAAAAAAGAGAATTAAAAAGCGAAAgaagtaa